The DNA region cattttctgGATTTTCCTTAGGCATTAGTGGTTTGTTTAAgcaatattttttatagtTATTTAAGTAAGTAGCCATATTTTTAGaattcattttattattcatatacataaaatCAAATACTTTACCGAATTTGGATTTGTTAGtactaataatatatttgttattattactaAACATACAATGTGTAATACTTTTTTGTTCATCATAAAAtgatttaataatattgttaCTAATATCATATAAGCGTATATATCCATCATAACCGCTCgtcattaatatattattaaacTTATTTTTAGATAAATCAAAGGTTAGTGATGAATAACAAATAGACGAATTGGGTGATGAAACTGAAGAACTATCACTTTCACTATCTTCTTCATAATCAGATGTACTGtcattcatattttcaCAATCAACTTTGCtcttataaatatttttgttatgtatactttcttttttcgcattaatcatttttttatgttttctttgttctttttttaatttatatgatcCTTCGTGATCTATGGTTTTATTAAACGTTATACTTGTTACAGTATCTTCATGTGAACATATGGAAGCAAATGGATTTTTGTTATCTATAAAAATCATATCCGATTTATTTGCACGTGAACTTTTTTTGGATATATTAAACAAGTTCATTCTTAAATCCCAAATTTTTAATACCCCATCTCCTCCACCTGAATATACCAAgaaattacatatatttgGTATAGCTATACAGGATGTTATATACTCATGTGATTctttaattaaaaatgtggacttatttattatttcatttacTTTATTCAATTTAACATAATTTAGGTctatcatatttatattactttttattaaatcCTCATAATTGTATATAGGAACATATATACTTTTACCACTAGAAATGTTTTTATACTTTGTTTTATGATAAggtatatatttattatctaAAGCATTTTTTGACaattcattattattattattattattattatgtttcatattattactatcTGAACagtttttcttttttaattttgtatTTTCGATGATACTGGGAATTGATACATCCACATATTTTCCAATATCATTATTACAACGTTTGCTATTTTCTTgatatatatcaaatatttctataattCTATTCTCTCCAcatgcatatatatacttatcATTATCGCTAATAGCTATATCTTGAATGTTATCAATACGAGTACATATTttagataataatttattctcatataaatcatatagatatataaatccATTAGATGTACACCCAGCAACATATTTCCCTTGAGGTGAAAAGCATACTTTATTTATCccatatttattatcataatatatatccaCATTATTGTTCGACAACTCGTTTACGTAGCttatgttatttatatcggctaataaaaaaaaaaaataaatatatatatatgtgtaaatataataataagtGTGTTTTATTAGctaaaaaattatatgttaCAATGTTCATACaatgaagaatataatacatacatacataaataaataaataaatatatatatatatatatatatatattattgatTCGTTTTAATTTTCCTTACCctcttcatttttataatcatttttGATGTATTTCTTGGACCCCCCAAATTTAATTATTGGCACATATTTTCCATGTATTTTTTCGCTGATATCCCTAAATTTTTTAGTGTCACAATCATTCATATTTCATCTTATTTtaggaaaaaataatatataaggttttacaaaataaatagCATCTTAAGGAATTTATTTTGATCTGTAATTATTCTTcttatcttttttatatattgtttttattttctttcatttCATAATCTTTATCGgaaaaaacaaacaaaactatatatatatatatatatatataaatgtattattattattttatatataatattttaattttttcttttaatatatattctttttaatataatgatatatttttattatataattaattaacattatttatacaaaagtttttttttttttttttttttttttttttttaagaagaaataatgaattattactattatttattttattttttttttttattttatttgaaatatGAATCCgttaaagaaaaatataaataaaaaaaaaaaataaataatttatataattgtatatTCTACACTGAAATcgatattttaaattatcatactatacttaatttaaaaaattaatgaaaaaaatatgaaataagATTAATTaaagtaaataaaaatgtataa from Plasmodium gaboni strain SY75 chromosome 14, whole genome shotgun sequence includes:
- a CDS encoding hypothetical protein (conserved Plasmodium protein, unknown function); its protein translation is MNDCDTKKFRDISEKIHGKYVPIIKFGGSKKYIKNDYKNEEADINNISYVNELSNNNVDIYYDNKYGINKVCFSPQGKYVAGCTSNGFIYLYDLYENKLLSKICTRIDNIQDIAISDNDKYIYACGENRIIEIFDIYQENSKRCNNDIGKYVDVSIPSIIENTKLKKKNCSDSNNMKHNNNNNNNNELSKNALDNKYIPYHKTKYKNISSGKSIYVPIYNYEDLIKSNINMIDLNYVKLNKVNEIINKSTFLIKESHEYITSCIAIPNICNFLVYSGGGDGVLKIWDLRMNLFNISKKSSRANKSDMIFIDNKNPFASICSHEDTVTSITFNKTIDHEGSYKLKKEQRKHKKMINAKKESIHNKNIYKSKVDCENMNDSTSDYEEDSESDSSSVSSPNSSICYSSLTFDLSKNKFNNILMTSGYDGYIRLYDISNNIIKSFYDEQKSITHCMFSNNNKYIISTNKSKFGKVFDFMYMNNKMNSKNMATYLNNYKKYCLNKPLMPKENPENENYHDTINDDDIFSSHLYNDKEYSLCKIGNIYEDEELEQRIKIVNELNRKINEQENKHFEPNKNTNSNNNNNNNNNNKYYNNQNYNNIAVEYDDYSESNYSNSDSSIYDENTIKSNIFYEHVNNKLEPTWSLFVDNLKYMDLVPYDNINDSLIYNYNYVKSYFNHNNLLNTNYHSLNIDEKEPSLNYMLSEIISNEDDIPKFSSCIAGDKCIIPSIDTYAHVYDLYTGFHVNSIKNLYLPNYYVDKHSYYSHSIDTNKKQISFLTSVDTYPKNQNIIATSNGYPDGSIVLWAFVAF